CGGACTGGCGCCAGCAGCTCGCGCGCCTCGGCAACGCCTTCGTCGCACGCCGGCTCAGCCCGGGCGGCAGCGCCGACCTGCTCGCCTGCGCCTGGTTCCTGCTCCGCCAGGAGCAGCCATGAGCCTGGCGCTGCTATGCCCGGGGCAGGGCGCGCAACATCCGGCGATGTTCGACTACAGCGCCGGCGCGCCTGCGGCGGAGGCGGTGCTGGCTGCGGCGGCGCAGGTGCTCGGCGCCGATCCGCGCGCACTGGCCGGCAGCGATGCGCGCTACGACAACGCGATCGCGCAGCCGCTGGTCTGCGCCGCGGCGCTGGCCAATGCCGCGGCGCTGTCGCCGCAGTTGCCGGCGCCGGCGCTATTGCTCGGCTACAGCATCGGCGAGCTAGCCGCGCACGCGCTGGGCGGCGGGCTGGACGCGCCGGCCTGCCTGGCGCTGGCGGTGCAGCGCGCGCAGCGCATGGACGCCGCCAGCCGCAACGGCGACGGCCTGATCGCGGTGCAGGGCCTGCTGTGCGATGCGGCCGAGGCGCTGTGCGCGCAGACCGGCCTGCACCTGGCCATCGTCAACGGCGACGACCATCTGATTCTCGGCGGCCATGCCGACGCGCTGGCGCAGGGCGAGCGCCAGGCGCGCGCGCAGCGCGCGCGGGTCACGCGCCTGCCGGTGGCGGTGGCCGCGCACACGCCGCTGCTGGCGGACGCGGCGCAGGCGTTCGCCGCCGACCTGCGCGCCGCGCCGCTGGCCGCGCCGCGCGCCACGCTGCTGGCCGGCATCGACGGGCACCGCATCGGCGATCGCGACGACGCCATCGCCGCCTTGTCGGCGCAGCTGGCGACGACGTTGGACTGGGCCGGAACGCTGCGCCAGGCCGCCGAGCGCGGCGCGCGCGTGTTCCTGGAACTGGGACCGGGCTGCGCGCTGGCGCGCATCGCGCGCGCGCTGCTGCCGGAGTGCCAGGCGCGGTCGGTGGAAGAGTTCGGCAGCCTGGCCGCGGCGGCGGCCTGGGTGCGGCAGGCGGAGCAACGCATGCAGTGATGCAGCCGTGGCGGCGATGGGGGCGGCGATGGGAGCCGTCGCGCCGCAACGGAGTTGGCAGTTGGCGATCGACCCAGGGTGGCGGGTGGCCATTCGCGGCAGTGGTACGGATCCAGCAAGCTCGGGAGGGCGCATGAGTCCACAAATCGCGACGATCATCGGCTTGATCGTCATGTTCATCGTGGCCACCGCGTTGCCGGTCAACATGGGCGCAGTCGCGTTCGCGTTGGCCTTCATCGTCGGTGGCGTCTGGGTCGGCATGGACGGGAAGGAGGTCTTGGCCGGGTTCCCCGGCGACCTGTTCCTGACCCTGGTCGGCATCACCTATCTGTTCGCGATCGCGCGCAACAACGGCACCATCGATCTGTTGGTGCATTGGGCGGTGCGCGCGGTCCGCGGCAAGATCGTGGCGATCCCGTGGGTGATGTTCGTGGTCACCGCGGTGCTGACCGCGTTCGGCGCGCTGGGGCCGGCGGCGGTGGCGATCATCGGTCCGGTCGCGCTGCGCTTCGCCAAGCAGTACCGGATCAATCCGCTGCTGATGGGCCTGCTGGTGATCCACGGCGCGCAGGCCGGCGGTTTTTCGCCGATCAGCGTGTACGGCGGCATCACCAACAAGGTGGTGGAAAAGGCCGGGCTGGACGTCACCGAGATGGCGGTGTTCCTGACCAGCCTCGGCTTCAACCTGCTGATGGCGCTGATCTGCTTCTTCGCCTTCGGCGGCCTGGCGCTGCTGCGGCGCGGCCAGGCGCCGTCGCTGGCCACGGCCGAGTACGTGCCGGTGGGCGACCAGTCCTCGCACCGCCAGTTCGCGATCGAAGGCCACGGCGCGCTGCTGTCGGCCGGCGGCGGCACCTTGTCGACCGATCCGGCGGCGCTGGAGGCGGTGAGCCTGAACCGCGATCGCGTGCTGACCCTGTTCGGCCTGCTCGGCCTGGGCGTGGCCTCGCTGAGCTACAACCTCAACGTCGGCCTGGTCTCGATCACGGTGGCGGTGGTGCTGGCGCTGCTATCGCCCAAGGCGCAGAAGGGCGCGGTGGACGGCATCAGCTGGTCCACGGTGCTGCTGATCAGCGGCGTGGTCACCTACGTGGCGGTGCTGCAGGAGAGCGGGGCGGTGGACTACATCGGCAACGGCGTGTCCAGCATCGGCATCCCGCTGCTCGGCGCGCTGCTGGTGTGCTACGTCGGCGGCATCGTCTCCGCGTTCGCCTCCTCGGCGGCGGTGCTGGGCGCGACCATCCCGCTGGCGGTGCCGTTCCTGCTGCAGGGCCACCTCGGCGCGGCCGGCGTGATCTGCGCGTTGGCGATCTCCTCCACGGTGGTGGACGTGAGCCCGTTCTCGACCAACGGCGCGCTGGTGGTGGCCTCGGCCGCCCCGGACGAACGCGAGTCGCTGTACAAGCGCTTCCTGATCTACAGCGGCCTGGTGGTCCTGTTCGGCCCGCTGCTGGCGTGGCTGCTGCTGGTGGTGCCGGGGTGGCTGTGAGGCCGGGATTGGGGATTCGGCATTGGGGATTGGTTAGAGCGGATCGCGGTTGCTGATCCAACGTGAGTTGCACAAAAAAGAGCCGGCCCTTGGGTCGGCGCTTTCTTGTGCATAGTTTCAACCAGCGCATCAGCTCATCGGCGCAGCAGATGCTGCCGTTACGAATCCCGAATCTCCAATCCCTAATCCCGGCCGCTAGGCAACGGCGCCGGCACATTGAGCTTGCCGCCGGCGGCCACGTACATCGCCAGCGCGTTGCCCTGGCTTTGCAGGTGCCGGTTCATGGTGCGCTCGGCGCCTTCGGCGTCGCCGCGGCGGAAACAGTCCATCAGCTCGCGGTGCTCGGACAGCGATTGCTGCATGCGTCCGGGCGCCAGCAGCTGGCGCCCGCGGTGCATCTTGAGGATGCGGTGCAGGTCGTGGGTGACGCGGATCAGCCACGGATTGCCGGCGAATTCCTGCACCGATTCGTGGATCAGGTAGTTCTGCCGGTAGTACTCGGCCAGGTCGCCTTCGTCGGCGGCCTGCTCCATGCGCGCATGCAGCGTTTCCAGCCGCGCCAGGCCGGCGGCGTCGACCTTGCGCACCGCCTCGTAGGCGCAGCGGCCTTCCAGCAGCGCCATCACCGGGAACAGCTCGTTGAGGTCTTCCAGGTTCAACCGGGTCACGCGTGCGCCGCGACCGGGCTCGATCTGCACCAGGCCTTCGGCGGCGAGCAGCTTGAGGCTCTCGCGCAGCGGGGTGCGGCTGATGCCCAATTCGGCGACCAGCGCCGGCTCGTCGATCCACTCGCCCGGCGGCAGCACGTAGTCGTAGATCTTCTGCCGCAGCCGCTCGGCCACGTCTTCGTACAGCGCCACGCGCTTGCGCGGTGTGCGGGTGTCGGGCGCGAGGGTCATCGGCGGGTCGAAGCGCTCTGGAGCCTTTGATGGCGATGGCAGCATTCTAGCGGCCGGCGGCAAACGCCGCCGGCTGCGGCACTTCCCGCCGGCAGGTCTACTTGCCTTTCTTCTTGTCCGGGCGCTGCGACAGTGCCGATCCTGCGGCGGTCTTGCTGTCCTTGCCGGTGCGTCCGTCCTTGAGCACCTTGGATGCCGCCTTGCCGGCCTTGGTGCCGGTTTTCTCGTTGTTGGCCATGTGCGCTCTCCATGAGCGCCGCGGTTGCGGCAGACCACTGCATGCGCTTGGCCGCGTCGAGGGCGTGTCATGAAAAGCGCAGCGATTCACGCGGGTTTGCGCGCTGCATGGGCAAGGTAGGCACTGGCAAACCAGGAGTACCCCATGACCCCGACGCGCATCACGATCCGGCTTCCGATTCTCGCGGCGCTCGCCGCCATGGCGCTGAGCGGCTGCGGCAAGCCTGGCGACCAGGCGTCGCGCACCGCCCCGGCGACCTCGCCGGCACCGACCGCCGCGCCGGTCGGCGGCGAAAGCGGACGCGAGGCGATCGCCGGCGACGCGTCTGCCAAGGCGATGCTGCAGGTGCTGGAAGGCAATGCGGTGGCGTTGTCGCAGCAGGCGCTGTCGCGCAATGTCAGCGGCAGCGTCGCCGATTTCGCCCGCGAGGTGGTCGCCGCGCACCAGGGCGCCGCGGCCGCGGACGCCGGCAAGGGTGGACCGGGCGATGCGGAGAAGATCGCCGCGCAGGCGGCCAAGGGCAAAGCGCAATTGCAGGCGCTGGATCAGCAGAAGGACGCATCGGCCTACATGAACGCCTACATGGCGACGATGGTGCGCAGCTATTCCGACGCGCTTAACGTGATCGATGCCGAGCTGGTGCCGGCGGCGCAACAGGACGCGACGAAGCAGGAACTGCAGCAGGCGCGCAAGCGCATCGCCGAGCAACTGGAGCGCGCGCAGGCGCTGGCGTCGGCGCGGTACTGAGCGGATCGACGCGAGGCTGCGCCCGTACCGTCATCCGGCCCTGCGGGCCACCTTCCCTCGAAAAGGGGGCCATGGTTCCGCTGGGAGAAGGGAACAGCCTAGCCCCTCTCCCGTCGGGAGAGGGGTTGGGGTGAGGGTACGGCGCGCAGCGTCTCGCGGAGTTTGGGTCACGAGGCTTCGCCCGTACCCTCATCCGCCCCTGCGGGGCACCTTCTCCCGCTGGGAGAAGGGAACAGCCTCAGCCCCTCTCCCGTCGGGAGAGGGGTTGGGGTGAGGGTCCGGCGCGAAGCGTCTCGCGGAGTTAGGGTGCACGAGGCTTCGCCCGTACCCTCATCCGCCCCTGCGGGGCACCTTCTCCCGATGGGAGAAGGGAACAGCCTCAGCCCCTCTCCCGTCGGGAGAGGGGTTGGGGTGAGGGTACGGCGCGCAGCGTCTCGCGGAGTTGGGTGTACGAAGCTGCGCCCGTACCCTCATCCGCCCCTGCAGGGCACCTTCCCCCCAAAAGGGGGCCATGGTCCCGCTGGGAGAAGGGAACAGCCTAGCCCCTCTCCCGTCGGGAGAGCGGTTGGGGTGAGGGTACGGCGCGCAGCGTCTCGCGGAGTTAGGGTGCACGAGGCTTCGCCCGTACCCTCATCCGGCCCTGCGGGCCACCTTCTCCCGAGGGGAGAAGGGATAGCTGTTAGCCCCTCTCCCCTCGGGAGAGGGATCGAGGTAAAGCTGTCGTGGTCAAATTTCCGCAGCCATACGCCAGGGAACAACCCCTAACCGCCCGCGCTGTCCGCAGCTGCCGCGAGCGGTGCCGGCCGTTCTTCGCGACCATCCGGGTGGCGCGCGAAGCGGTTCGGATCGCTCCCGTGCACCGGCGCCTCGTCCTTCCAGGGCCAGCCGCCGAACTGGGTGCGGCGGTAGTCGGCCATGGCCTGTGCGATCTCGGCCTGGGTGTTCATCACGAAGGGGCCATGTTGCGCGACCGGTTCGGCGATCGGCCGGCCCTGCAGCACCAGGAACTCGCTCTCGGCCGCAGCGCCGTTGACCAGTTCGACCGCCTGATCGGCGCGCAGTTCGATGGCGGCGTGGCGTGTCACCTCGCGTCCGCCCACGGTCACCGAGGCGCCCTTGAAGAAGTACAGGCTGCGGCGCGTGTCCCGGCCTTGCGCGGCGGGCAGCGTCCAGCGTGCGCCGGGCGCCATGCGGATCGTCCAGATGGCCACGTCGGCATCGTCCTGCGCGGCCCACGAATCCGGCGGCGGCGCGAGCGGGCCGCCGGCCGTGCCGGGCGCGGCATCGACGGGGCCGATGCGGCCGGCCACGCAGGCCACGTCGGTCGTGCGGCCGGCGTCGTCGGTGGCGGTGAAGCGCGGCAGGTCTTGCGCCCAGAACATGGTGAAGTGCGGCGCCACCATCTTGCTGCGCGCCGGCAGGTTGAGCCAGATCTGGAACAGCTCCAGCGGGTTGGGCGCGGCGGTGTCGAGCAACGGGAACATTTCCGAATGGACGACGCCGGCACCGGCCGTCAGCCACTGCACGTCGCCGGCGCCAAAGCGCGCTGCCGCGCCGAGCGAGTCGGAATGGTCGATGAGCCCCTGGCGCACGATGGTCACGGTCTCGAAGCCGCGGTGCGGGTGACCGGGAAAGCCGGGGACGTCGCTGCCGTGATACATGCTCCAGCCGTCCTTGCGGCTGAAGTCCTGGCCGATGGCGCGGCCTTCGAGCGACACCGCCGGACCCATCGCGCCATTGCCGGCGGGGTAGGCGTCGTCGTGATAGACGCAGAACAGGAACGGATCGATGGTTTCCCAGGGAAAGCCGAGCGGTTCGATCTGGACGACGGGGTCGGTCATGAAGGTGTCCTTGGTGCGGGCGCGGCTGGGAGGCAGCGGCAATTTATCGAATATGGCGCGCGCTCGGCGGAATGGAAGGCCGGTGTGGAGGACATCCTGTCCCGCACGTGGAACGCGGCCGCGGCGATGCCGTCTCCGCTGCAGGCGCTGTGCGACAACTGCTTCGATGGCGACAGGCTGCGCGAGCGGCGCTCGCGCTGTCGGGTCGCCGCGGCGGCCTGCGCTGCCCGTGCCGATCCGTTGCCGCCGCTGCGGCGCGTCGGACGCATGGCAGGGGATGGCCGCCAATGCCGACGCTGACGCCTTGGGCGGTACAGATGGAGGTGGCAGGCGATTGGCGTCTCTCTCCAAGCCGATTACACACCTGTGGGAGCGACTTCAGTCGCGACGGGCTTTCCGGTAAGGCCTGTCGCGACTGAAGTCGCTCCCACACAGTGTTTCCCGGCGTTCTCCACTCCCGGGCGGGCAGTGTCGGCCCAGAAGGAAACGCTGCGCGCACCGTCACGGACCGCAACGCGGCGAAGGCCGATCATCGCGGTTCCCCCGCGTTTCGCGCCCCCGTGGCGCTGCGCCTTTGCCCAGGTTCCCGCCATGTCCCCGACCTCCGCCGTGCCGCTCCCCGATTCGATGATCGCGATCGAGATCCGCCAACCCGGCGAGCCGGAGGTGCTGGTGCCGGTGCGCCTGCCGCTGCCGCATCCGGGCCGCGGCGAACTGCTGGTGCGGGTGGCCGCGGCCGGGGTCAACCGCCCCGACGTGATGCAGCGCCGTGGCAGCTATCCGCCGCCGCCGGGCGCCTCGCCGCTGCCCGGGCTGGAGTTCGCCGGCGAGGTGGTGGCGCTGGGCGAGGGCGTGGAGCGCTATCGGCTTGGCGATGCGGTGTGCGCGCTGGTCGCCGGCGGCGGCTATGCCGAGTACGCGGTGGTGCACGAGCGCAATGCGCTGCCGGTGCCGTCGCCGTTGCGCCTGGCCGAGGCCGCGGCATTGCCGGAGACCTTCTTCACGGTGTGGGCCAACGTGTTCCAGCGCGGCCGCCTGCAGGCCGGCGAGACCATGCTGGTGCATGGCGGCACCTCCGGCATCGGTAGCGTCGCCACGCTGCTGGGTACCGCGTTCGGCGCGCGGGTGATCAGCACGGTCGGCTCGGCCGACAAGCGCGCGGCCAGCCTGGCGCTGGGCGCGGAGGCGGCGATCCTGTACCGCGAAGAGGACTTCGTCGCCGAGACCCTGCGCCTGACCCATGGCCGCGGCGCCGACCTGATCGTGGACCTGCTCGGCGGCGACTACCTGCCGCGCAACTACCAGGCCGCGGCGCTGGACGGGCGCATCGTGCAGATCGGCATCCAGCAGGGCAAAGTCCGCGAACTGGACCTGATGCCGCTGCTGGCCAAGCGCCTGACCCACACCGGCTCGACCCTGCGCCCGCGCTCGGTGATGGAGAAGGCGGCGATCGCGCGCGAGCTGGAGCAGCAGGTGTGGCCGCTGCTCGAACAGGGCCGGATCAAGCCGCAACTGGACCGCTGCTTCCCGCTGGCCGAGGCGGCGCAGGCGCACGCGCGGATGGAATCCAGCGCGCATATCGGCAAGATCGTGCTGCTGACGCAGGCGGGGACGGGGCAGTGAGCCGGAGACCGTGAGTGCCTGTCGCGGCTGAAGCCGCTCCTACAGTGGGGTCGCATGGCGGAGCAGGTGGATATGCGGGGAGGTAGGCCCAGCGCAGTGAGCGAGGTGCCATAGCGCCCGCAGGCGTTGGTACACCGCCGGCCCGCCCTTGTAGGAGCGGCTTCAGCCGCGACAGGCACCCACCCGCCGCGCCATCCACGCGCCCGCCACGGCCGCGCCGCTGGCTCCGTTCAAGCCCCACCCCGTATATTGCGCCGCACGCGCGGTGGTCCGCGCCTGACTGCCGGTCCTCGCGTGCGCTTTCCGTTCCGTTCCGCCTTGCCGATGCCATTGCTGCGCTGCGCGCTGCTGGCGCTGTTGCTGTGCCTGTGCGCGGCGGCGGGCGCGCAGCCGCAGGACGCGCCGCAGGCGCCCGACCCGCAGGCCCTGCTGGAAGGCGCCGAGCAGACGCTGCAGGACGCGCGGCGCGGCATGGACGCCGCCGATCCGACCGCGCTGCGCGAACTGCTCGACAAGGTCGCCGATGCGCAGCGCGATGCCGATGCCGCGGTCGCGGCGCTGACTCCGCAGTTGGCCCAGGTCGATGCGCGCCTGCAGCAGCTCGGCGAGGCTGTCGCGGGCGAGGCCAGCGACATCGCCGCGCAGCGCAAGGACCTGGCCAAGCAGCGCGCGCCGCTGGATTCGGGGATCAAGCGCGGCAGGCTGCTGGCGGTGGAGGCCAAGCAGCTCGGCGAGCAGATCGAAGGCGTGCAGGCCGAGCACTTCAGCCAGGAACTGTCGCTGCGCTCGGCCTCGCCGCTGTCGCCGGCGCTGTGGCGGCAGATCGCCAGCGATTTCCCCGACGACCGCGAACGCCTGCTCGACCTGTACCGGCTCGGTGCGCAGGCGCTGGACGCGGCGATCGCCAAGAATGGCGCCCGGGGGCTGGGCATCGGCGTGGCCATCGCGTTGGTGCTGCTGTTCCCGTTGCGCTACCTGCTGCGCTGGCTGGGCAAGCGCTATGCGGTCTCGCGCGCGCCGGGCAGCCGCCTGCGCCGCTCCGGGCTGGCGCTGTGGTTCCTGCTGCTGGGCACGCTGACGCCGGG
This sequence is a window from Xanthomonas sp. CFBP 8443. Protein-coding genes within it:
- a CDS encoding pirin family protein — its product is MAAIPCHASDAPQRRQRIGTGSAGRRGDPTARAPLAQPVAIEAVVAQRLQRRRHRRGRVPRAGQDVLHTGLPFRRARAIFDKLPLPPSRARTKDTFMTDPVVQIEPLGFPWETIDPFLFCVYHDDAYPAGNGAMGPAVSLEGRAIGQDFSRKDGWSMYHGSDVPGFPGHPHRGFETVTIVRQGLIDHSDSLGAAARFGAGDVQWLTAGAGVVHSEMFPLLDTAAPNPLELFQIWLNLPARSKMVAPHFTMFWAQDLPRFTATDDAGRTTDVACVAGRIGPVDAAPGTAGGPLAPPPDSWAAQDDADVAIWTIRMAPGARWTLPAAQGRDTRRSLYFFKGASVTVGGREVTRHAAIELRADQAVELVNGAAAESEFLVLQGRPIAEPVAQHGPFVMNTQAEIAQAMADYRRTQFGGWPWKDEAPVHGSDPNRFARHPDGREERPAPLAAAADSAGG
- a CDS encoding NAD(P)H-quinone oxidoreductase codes for the protein MSPTSAVPLPDSMIAIEIRQPGEPEVLVPVRLPLPHPGRGELLVRVAAAGVNRPDVMQRRGSYPPPPGASPLPGLEFAGEVVALGEGVERYRLGDAVCALVAGGGYAEYAVVHERNALPVPSPLRLAEAAALPETFFTVWANVFQRGRLQAGETMLVHGGTSGIGSVATLLGTAFGARVISTVGSADKRAASLALGAEAAILYREEDFVAETLRLTHGRGADLIVDLLGGDYLPRNYQAAALDGRIVQIGIQQGKVRELDLMPLLAKRLTHTGSTLRPRSVMEKAAIARELEQQVWPLLEQGRIKPQLDRCFPLAEAAQAHARMESSAHIGKIVLLTQAGTGQ
- a CDS encoding acyltransferase domain-containing protein codes for the protein MSLALLCPGQGAQHPAMFDYSAGAPAAEAVLAAAAQVLGADPRALAGSDARYDNAIAQPLVCAAALANAAALSPQLPAPALLLGYSIGELAAHALGGGLDAPACLALAVQRAQRMDAASRNGDGLIAVQGLLCDAAEALCAQTGLHLAIVNGDDHLILGGHADALAQGERQARAQRARVTRLPVAVAAHTPLLADAAQAFAADLRAAPLAAPRATLLAGIDGHRIGDRDDAIAALSAQLATTLDWAGTLRQAAERGARVFLELGPGCALARIARALLPECQARSVEEFGSLAAAAAWVRQAEQRMQ
- a CDS encoding GntR family transcriptional regulator encodes the protein MTLAPDTRTPRKRVALYEDVAERLRQKIYDYVLPPGEWIDEPALVAELGISRTPLRESLKLLAAEGLVQIEPGRGARVTRLNLEDLNELFPVMALLEGRCAYEAVRKVDAAGLARLETLHARMEQAADEGDLAEYYRQNYLIHESVQEFAGNPWLIRVTHDLHRILKMHRGRQLLAPGRMQQSLSEHRELMDCFRRGDAEGAERTMNRHLQSQGNALAMYVAAGGKLNVPAPLPSGRD
- a CDS encoding SLC13 family permease gives rise to the protein MSPQIATIIGLIVMFIVATALPVNMGAVAFALAFIVGGVWVGMDGKEVLAGFPGDLFLTLVGITYLFAIARNNGTIDLLVHWAVRAVRGKIVAIPWVMFVVTAVLTAFGALGPAAVAIIGPVALRFAKQYRINPLLMGLLVIHGAQAGGFSPISVYGGITNKVVEKAGLDVTEMAVFLTSLGFNLLMALICFFAFGGLALLRRGQAPSLATAEYVPVGDQSSHRQFAIEGHGALLSAGGGTLSTDPAALEAVSLNRDRVLTLFGLLGLGVASLSYNLNVGLVSITVAVVLALLSPKAQKGAVDGISWSTVLLISGVVTYVAVLQESGAVDYIGNGVSSIGIPLLGALLVCYVGGIVSAFASSAAVLGATIPLAVPFLLQGHLGAAGVICALAISSTVVDVSPFSTNGALVVASAAPDERESLYKRFLIYSGLVVLFGPLLAWLLLVVPGWL
- a CDS encoding DUF4142 domain-containing protein, whose amino-acid sequence is MTPTRITIRLPILAALAAMALSGCGKPGDQASRTAPATSPAPTAAPVGGESGREAIAGDASAKAMLQVLEGNAVALSQQALSRNVSGSVADFAREVVAAHQGAAAADAGKGGPGDAEKIAAQAAKGKAQLQALDQQKDASAYMNAYMATMVRSYSDALNVIDAELVPAAQQDATKQELQQARKRIAEQLERAQALASARY